The following are from one region of the Hemitrygon akajei chromosome 31, sHemAka1.3, whole genome shotgun sequence genome:
- the LOC140719457 gene encoding ICOS ligand-like isoform X1, whose product MDPGVRVTQLVLGLFGSGILLSCCRAESLSTHTVTGIVGESSLLPCLDSKLGIKVSNEIRVYWQVKSKCIYAFYSGQEHPDQNYSHRAKLFSTEFKQGNFSLLLTDLQVSDEANYVCLIQLKTPSLNYDVVLKVTVTLQMAAHYKDPELTVEGEQSEGKPMRLTCSSCGGYPKPTVHWTSGFLDIDENRTAKVYTNCSSEHLCNITSTLRIHSPVNNVTCKIYNAKLKENKTATYVRDVHLVTNKNAIVSGSETHQRWTIPMVIIVVLLVLLAIYIIRRHFSKSSSADDRPAQEGELDSFVSSDPAV is encoded by the exons GGTGACACAGCTGGTGCTTGGCCTGTTCGGATCTGGAATATTGCTTTCGTGTTGCAGAGCAG AATCGTTGTCTACCCATACGGTGACAGGAATTGTCGGAGAAAGTTCTCTTCTGCCTTGCTTGGACTCTAAATTGGGAATAAAAGTCAGTAATGAGATACGTGTTTACTGGCAAGTGAAGTCCAAGTGCATTTATGCCTTTTACTCAGGTCAGGAGCATCCCGACCAGAACTACAGCCACAGAGCAAAGCTATTTTCCACAGAATTTAAACAAGGTAACTTCTCCCTCCTTCTGACTGACCTCCAAGTGAGTGATGAAGCCAACTACGTCTGCCTCATTCAGTTGAAAACGCCGTCTTTGAATTACGACGTGGTACTAAAAGTTACAGTTACATTGCAAATGGCAG CCCACTACAAAGACCCTGAACTGACCGTAGAGGGAGAACAGAGTGAAGGGAAGCCCATGAGGCTGACTTGCTCCTCGTGCGGCGGTTATCCAAAACCAACTGTGCACTGGACCAGTGGCTTCCTGGACATCGATGAAAACAGAACGGCCAAGGTTTACACTAATTGTTCTTCTGAGCACCTCTGCAATATTACCTCCACTCTGCGGATCCACAGCCCAGTAAACAACGTTACCTGCAAAATATACAACGCTAAGCTGAAGGAGAATAAAACCGCAACGTACGTTAGGG atgtacactTGGTTACTAATAAAAATGCCATAGTTTCTGGGAGTGAAACACATCAGAGATGGACGATACCGATGGTTATCATTGTGGTATTACTGGTGCTCCTGGCAATTTACATTATCaggagacatttcagcaagtcTTCAAGTG